From the genome of Aphanothece sacrum FPU1, one region includes:
- the cobQ gene encoding cobyric acid synthase CobQ, which translates to MKAIMVVGTTSHAGKSFLTAAICRILARQGWQVTPFKGQNMALNAYVTPSGGEIGYAQAVQAWAAKIVPRVEMNPILLKPQGNMTSQVIIKGKVIGTTKASEYYENYFNLGWEAITSSLERLALEYDFVVCEGAGSPAEINLKHRDLTNMRVACYLNAPTILIVDIDRGGAFAHVVGTLQLLEPQERNLIKGIIINKFRGQRSLLDSGIEWLENYAGIPVLGVIPWRDIILPAEDSLDLLERRSRSSQSDINIVVMRLPHIANFTDFDPLDAEETVSLNYLNLNESLGYPDAVIIPGSKTTIKDLMSLDKSGMAQQLQNYVAAGGVIFGICGGFQMLGQTVFDPDQLEGDEVSYTALKMLPLDTIITSEKIVSQRQTNSHYPQAGLPIMGYEIHQGITRISQSLSRFNVVKINPLFDDPNLGYVNESKSIWGCYLHGVFDNGAWRRTWLNYLRNRRGLPSLPTGIANYREQREANLDALADLVEEFVDLTPVLPK; encoded by the coding sequence ATGAAAGCAATAATGGTAGTGGGAACAACTTCTCATGCTGGCAAATCTTTTCTTACCGCAGCCATTTGTCGCATTTTAGCCCGTCAGGGATGGCAAGTTACCCCGTTTAAAGGGCAAAATATGGCTCTTAATGCCTATGTTACCCCTAGTGGCGGAGAAATCGGTTACGCTCAAGCTGTACAAGCTTGGGCCGCTAAAATTGTCCCTAGAGTAGAAATGAACCCTATTTTACTCAAACCCCAAGGAAATATGACCTCCCAAGTCATTATTAAAGGTAAAGTAATCGGGACAACTAAGGCCAGTGAATATTACGAAAATTATTTTAATTTAGGTTGGGAAGCTATTACCTCATCTTTGGAAAGATTAGCCCTTGAATATGATTTTGTCGTCTGTGAAGGGGCAGGAAGTCCAGCAGAAATTAATCTTAAACATCGAGATCTTACTAATATGCGGGTCGCTTGTTATTTAAACGCCCCAACTATTTTAATCGTAGATATTGATCGCGGAGGGGCTTTTGCTCATGTGGTGGGAACTTTACAATTGTTAGAACCACAAGAACGAAATTTAATTAAAGGCATTATTATTAATAAGTTTCGTGGACAGCGATCGCTATTAGATTCTGGTATTGAATGGTTAGAAAACTATGCCGGAATTCCTGTATTAGGGGTGATTCCTTGGCGTGACATTATATTACCAGCAGAAGATTCTTTAGATTTATTAGAAAGGCGATCACGTTCATCTCAATCTGACATTAATATTGTTGTAATGCGTCTACCTCATATTGCTAATTTTACAGATTTTGATCCCCTAGATGCAGAAGAAACCGTATCTTTAAATTATCTAAATCTTAATGAGTCTTTGGGTTATCCCGATGCGGTAATTATTCCAGGCTCAAAAACTACAATTAAAGATTTAATGTCCCTTGATAAAAGCGGTATGGCCCAACAATTACAAAATTATGTGGCAGCAGGTGGAGTTATTTTTGGCATTTGTGGCGGCTTTCAAATGTTAGGACAAACCGTATTTGATCCTGATCAATTAGAAGGAGATGAAGTCTCGTATACGGCATTGAAAATGTTGCCATTAGATACCATTATTACCTCAGAAAAAATTGTGAGTCAAAGACAAACTAACTCCCATTATCCCCAAGCAGGATTACCTATTATGGGGTATGAAATTCATCAAGGAATAACCAGGATAAGTCAATCTTTAAGCAGATTTAATGTTGTCAAAATTAATCCTCTATTTGATGATCCAAATTTAGGTTATGTGAATGAATCTAAATCAATTTGGGGTTGTTATTTACACGGAGTATTTGATAATGGGGCCTGGCGACGCACTTGGTTAAATTATCTACGAAATCGCCGAGGATTACCCTCTTTACCCACAGGAATTGCTAATTATCGAGAACAACGAGAAGCTAATTTAGACGCACTAGCTGATTTAGTTGAAGAATTTGTCGATTTAACACCCGTTTTACCCAAATGA
- a CDS encoding 2Fe-2S iron-sulfur cluster-binding protein yields the protein MTVQVRFLPDDITIEAQVGEPMLEVAKRAGIFIPTGCLMGSCHACEVELEDGTPICACISAIPVGTKSLTINIYSDPAW from the coding sequence ATGACAGTTCAAGTTCGATTTTTACCTGATGATATTACCATTGAGGCTCAAGTGGGTGAACCAATGTTAGAAGTGGCTAAACGAGCCGGAATCTTCATTCCTACAGGTTGTTTAATGGGATCATGTCACGCTTGTGAAGTAGAGTTAGAAGATGGAACCCCCATCTGTGCCTGTATTAGCGCGATTCCGGTAGGAACTAAATCTCTCACCATTAATATTTACAGCGATCCGGCCTGGTAA